The following proteins are co-located in the Telopea speciosissima isolate NSW1024214 ecotype Mountain lineage chromosome 9, Tspe_v1, whole genome shotgun sequence genome:
- the LOC122638927 gene encoding uncharacterized protein LOC122638927: protein MKEMLDLFQQVNINLPLLDAIKQVPAYAKFLKDLCTQKRKLRNQTPKTIHLTEQVSAVITDLPPKLKDPGAPLISYVVGDLSIDKALLDLGASVNILPGSVFEKFGLGELKSIEVILQLADRSVKRPRGLLEDVLVKVDDLYFPVDFLVLDIESTSAKLPPIILGHPFLATANACINCRSGAMDISFGNKKLRLNIFNASLGPYRKDECFALDMIDEAVSQYTSQILTNDPLQLVMSFGAGRL from the coding sequence atgaaggagatgttGGATTTGTTTCAACAAGTCAACATCAACCTTCCATTATTGGATGCAATCAAGCAGGTTCCAGCTTACGCTAAGTTTCTAAAAGACCTATGCACTCAGAAGCGTAAGCTGAGGAACCAAACTCCCAAAACTATACACCTCACAGAACAGGTAAGTGCAGTTATCACTGACCTACCCCCCAAGCTGAAGGATCCTGGTGCACCACTCATCTCTTATGTCGTTGGAGACCTCTCCATTGACAAAGCATTGCTGGATCtgggggctagtgtgaatatcttACCTGGTTCGGTTTTTGAGAAGTTTGGATTAGGAGAGTTAAAGTCCATTGAAGTCATACTTCAGTTAGCTGATCGTTCTGTGAAAAGACCTCGTGGACTTCTAGAGGATGTTCTTGTGAAGGTAGATGATTTATACTTCCCAGTGGACTTCCTAGTCCTTGATATAGAATCTACCtcagccaagcttccccctatcataCTAGGGCATCCATTCTTGGCGACCGCCAATGCTTGTATTAACTGCAGGTCAGGTGCCATGGACATTTCATTTGGGAACAAGAAGCTTCGActaaacatcttcaatgcatccctaGGACCCTACAGAAAAGACGAGTGCTTTGCTCTGGATATGATTGATGAAGCTGTATCTCAGTACACTTCCCAGATCCTTACTAATGATCCTCTGCAGCTTGTGATGTCCTTTGGAGCAGGAAGACTTTGA